Below is a genomic region from Oenanthe melanoleuca isolate GR-GAL-2019-014 chromosome 18, OMel1.0, whole genome shotgun sequence.
TCCGCGGCCACCAGGGGCATGCCGTGCTCGCTGATGACAAAGATGTGAGCTTCCCGTGCCAGCACCCCCGGCAGCCCCGGCGAGCCCCGCTCCAGGCTCTGCACCGGCAGCACGAAGTGACTGGGCACCACCAGCGTGTTGCCGGCCTCGCTTTTGGCCAGGTGCGGCAGGGAGGACGGCGACAGCGGCATCTCCGGCCCCCGGGGGCCGCTGGCCGGCCACAGAGCCCGCTGCCTGCTGAGGAAGGTGACGTAGCGGCACACGGGGCAGGTGATGCTGCTCTGGACGTGCCCGTCCAGCTTGGCCGACAGCAGGCACTTCACCAGGCAGTCGTGGCAGAAGGTGTGGCCGCAGCTGAGCCGCCGGTGCGTGGCCTCCAGGGGCTGGAACCTCTCGTAGCACACGGGGCACTCGGCCGGGGCGCCCTCCTTGCTGCAGCTCTCGGACATCCCTGCTGCGCTGGCCGCGGGAGCTCCCCGGCTGCCAGGGAGAGGCACCAAGGGTTAATTAGGGTCTGCTGGCCGGGATCAGCACGGTCCATCTCTtcagctctcctcctcctcctcgctgcTCCGCTGGCACTGCCCTTCACCCCCACAGGAGGAGGGATGGGTGCCTGGCATGGCCTGAGCGCTCAACAGCACTAaagctcccagggctgcccctgggGCAAGGGACTGGTGGTGGGAGGATCTCAGCTCCAGAGCCCTCCAGGGGCTAAAAAACCTGCCTAAAAACCACAGGGGCAGAGGGCTGAGGCCCTGGACAGAGCCGTGTCTGCTGAATTGCTGGCTGTGTCATTCCAAGCACAGGTTGcgcccctgtgctcagctgcagctgctggcagctgggaattCCCATCCCACCATGGAAGCTGCCAAGGACAGGGAGATGCTCCCACCCCAGAGACCCCCGAGGCGCCTGGGggagcttggagcagcaggctggtggagca
It encodes:
- the RNF222 gene encoding RING finger protein 222, whose translation is MSESCSKEGAPAECPVCYERFQPLEATHRRLSCGHTFCHDCLVKCLLSAKLDGHVQSSITCPVCRYVTFLSRQRALWPASGPRGPEMPLSPSSLPHLAKSEAGNTLVVPSHFVLPVQSLERGSPGLPGVLAREAHIFVISEHGMPLVAADRGRSAADTASSVSSGPALGLKCCQSPMALAVMLVLTLAMLAAVLPWLLLVRRDL